From the Musa acuminata AAA Group cultivar baxijiao chromosome BXJ3-7, Cavendish_Baxijiao_AAA, whole genome shotgun sequence genome, one window contains:
- the LOC135642085 gene encoding uncharacterized protein LOC135642085: protein MSVMKAPIRCCISCISCILPCGALDLIRIVHASGHVEEISGTVTAGDIMRAYPKHVLRRPLSPSSTNGVVVPEAVILPPSAELRKGKIYFLIPVAPPAPGKARSGMKGTTRRSWKKEADSEGGQATEKTRLLHSEPYSSDTLSKKASTQTCRRRGRIAVWRPRLESISEISDDLCVNF, encoded by the coding sequence atgagcgtCATGAAGGCTCCCATCAGGTGTTGCATCTCCTGCATCTCCTGCATCCTGCCATGCGGGGCGCTCGACTTGATCCGCATCGTGCACGCGAGCGGGCATGTCGAGGAGATCAGCGGCACCGTCACCGCCGGGGACATCATGAGAGCCTACCCTAAGCATGTCCTGCGAAGGCCACTCTCACCGTCGTCGACGAACGGAGTCGTCGTGCCGGAGGCCGTGATACTGCCACCCAGCGCTGAATTGCGGAAAGGGAAGATATACTTTCTGATCCCGGTGGCGCCCCCGGCGCCGGGCAAGGCCCGATCGGGGATGAAGGGAACGACGAGGAGGAGTTGGAAGAAAGAAGCGGACAGCGAAGGTGGTCAGGCCACCGAAAAGACGCGGCTGCTTCACAGTGAGCCGTACTCATCGGACACCCTATCGAAGAAGGCGTCGACGCAGACGTGTAGGCGGCGAGGGAGGATCGCGGTGTGGCGGCCGCGTTTGGAGAGCATCTCCGAGATCTCCGACGACCTCTGTGTGAACTTCTGA
- the LOC135642506 gene encoding uncharacterized protein LOC135642506, with product MADEEQLRLDLEELQHLESVAKRPRVASLLASEIRNIEAKLSVATAAVAQAGVSAEKPSVAVTASRSYVTLGSFSWDQDNDKIKIYVFLEGVDEEKMETFFKPMSVDIKFHDIQGKNYRCAISKLNKEIVPEKCKVAIKPTKVIITLFKASKGNWLDLYFKEDKLKPSLDKDRDPMAGIMDLMKNMYEEGDDDMKRTIAKAWTDARSGKTVDPLSRSL from the exons ATGGCGGATGAGGAGCAACTCCGGCTGGATTTGGAAGAGCTGCAGCACCTGGAGAGCGTTGCCAAGAGGCCTCGCGTCGCCTCCCTCCTCGCCTCCGAGATCCGTAACATCGAAGCCAAG TTGTCTGTGGCAACTGCGGCGGTAGCACAGGCTGGGGTTTCTGCTGAAAAGCCGTCGGTGGCAGTGACTGCCTCTAGGAGTTATGTCACGCTTGGATCATTCAGCTGGGATCaagacaacgacaagatcaag ATATATGTGTTCCTTGAAGGTGTGGATGAAGAGAAGATGGAGACCTTTTTCAAGCCAATGTCCGTGGACATCAAATTTCATGATATTCAGGGAAAGAATTATCGATGTGCCATATCAAAGTTAAACAAGGAAATAGTCCCTGAGAAATGTAAAGTGGCAATTAAGCCCACTAAAGTCATTATTACACTCTTCAAAGCTTCAAAAGGAAACTGGCTAGATCTATACTTCAAGGAAGACAAG CTGAAGCCAAGTCTCGACAAAGACAGAGACCCCATGGCAGGGATCATGGATCTGATGAAG AATATGTACGAAGAGGGCGATGATGACATGAAAAGAACAATTGCAAAGGCGTGGACTGATGCAAGATCTGGTAAAACTGTTGATCCATTGAGTCGAAGTCTTTGA
- the LOC135643476 gene encoding CBL-interacting protein kinase 19-like, with protein MSEAAKKTTSEQERRGKNGKDLLLGRFEVGKLLGAGSFAKVYVARNVLTDKLVAIKVLDKDKIVKGGYMGHIKREIAVLRRVRHPYIVQLFEVMATKTKIYLVMEYVRGGELFSRVNKGRLPEDNGRPYFQQLISAVAFCHARGVFHRDLKPENLLVDERGDLKVSDFGLSAVAEQKRADGLFHTFCGTPAYLAPEVLSRRGYDGAKVDVWSCGIILFVLMAGYLPFTDRSLLTMYRKIYMGVFRCPRWFSDDLVHFLHRLLDVNPQTRITIPEIMANPWFTKGFRRVEFYIEDNQLHSLGDPEDEQTQSNDEPYESGSESDCSVASCPASFSYEQREPRGPQSLTAFDIISFSKSFNLSGLFEETGETRFLSKEPVSEIVAKLEDIAKAMSFKVRRKACRISLEGTREGEKGPLTIGVEIYELTPSIVVVEVKKRAGDGQEYEEFCSKELKPGMQHLIYESPPVAKTTLSS; from the coding sequence ATGTCAGAGGCGGCAAAGAAGACGACGAGCGAGCAGGAGAGGAGAGGGAAGAACGGCAAGGACCTCCTCCTTGGCCGCTTCGAGGTCGGGAAGCTCCTTGGCGCCGGAAGCTTCGCCAAGGTCTACGTCGCCCGCAACGTGCTCACCGATAAGCTCGTCGCCATCAAGGTCCTCGACAAGGATAAGATCGTCAAGGGCGGATACATGGGGCACATCAAGCGTGAGATCGCCGTCCTCCGCCGAGTTCGCCACCCCTACATCGTGCAACTCTTTGAAGTAATGGCCACCAAGACCAAGATCTACCTCGTGATGGAGTACGTCCGCGGCGGCGAGCTCTTCTCTCGAGTCAACAAAGGCCGCCTCCCCGAGGACAACGGCCGCCCCTACTTCCAGCAACTGATCTCCGCCGTCGCTTTCTGCCACGCTCGCGGGGTCTTCCACCGCGACCTCAAGCCCGAGAACCTCCTCGTCGACGAGCGCGGCGACCTGAAGGTCTCCGACTTCGGGCTCTCCGCCGTGGCCGAGCAGAAGCGAGCCGACGGTCTCTTCCACACCTTCTGCGGCACCCCGGCCTACCTCGCGCCCGAGGTGCTCTCCCGGAGGGGCTACGACGGTGCAAAGGTAGACGTCTGGTCCTGCGGCATCATCCTCTTTGTACTCATGGCGGGTTACCTCCCCTTCACCGACCGCAGCCTCCTGACCATGTACCGGAAGATCTACATGGGCGTGTTTCGGTGCCCCCGGTGGTTCTCCGATGACCTCGTCCActtcctccaccgcctcctcgACGTCAATCCCCAGACCCGAATCACCATCCCCGAGATCATGGCGAATCCCTGGTTCACGAAAGGGTTCCGGCGCGTCGAATTCTACATCGAAGACAACCAACTGCACAGCCTGGGTGATCCAGAAGATGAACAGACGCAGAGCAACGATGAACCCTACGAATCGGGGTCTGAATCGGACTGCTCCGTTGCCTCCTGTCCAGCGTCGTTCTCCTACGAGCAGCGTGAGCCGCGAGGGCCGCAGAGCCTTACAGCGTTCGACATCATATCCTTCTCCAAGAGCTTCAACCTGTCGGGGCTGTTCGAGGAAACAGGGGAGACTAGGTTTCTGTCCAAGGAGCCGGTGTCGGAGATCGTGGCGAAACTGGAGGATATTGCGAAGGCTATGAGTTTCAAGGTGAGAAGGAAGGCCTGTCGGATCAGCTTGGAAGGAACGAGGGAGGGAGAGAAGGGCCCGCTGACCATCGGCGTGGAGATATACGAGCTAACGCCGTCAATTGTGGTGGTGGAGGTGAAGAAGAGGGCCGGGGACGGACAGGAGTACGAAGAATTCTGCAGCAAGGAGCTGAAGCCCGGGATGCAACACCTCATCTACGAGTCGCCTCCCGTCGCCAAAACCACTTTGAGCTCATAG
- the LOC135643474 gene encoding protein MALE DISCOVERER 2-like isoform X2, with translation MLELLDLRNNMLNGTIPKEIGEILSLKHLLLCHNKLQGNTLLIQNPNMHFDLMHDQNLSCDMANNLGHVNRKVKNCFWETGWQTLKKFNSFLIPFEGRIIQILDISPLRVLLPSLRSEGSLADGQKERNNYLATGFGEPYITSNVHVPTARRRLVEETRNLPAAPGSNGPVLQAVTVPPIASGSFPAIRDKSKLKPAPAPIPPQTPAPVSPSKTPPESTPTKATDSAGNDIPLNKKSATWLYVLVLPAAALLLTLVTCMFLVCRSKNSSTIGPWKTGLSGQLQKAFVTGVPKLKRPELEAACEDFSNIVVSYPDFTIYKGTLSSGVEIAVVSTTITSTDDWSRHSEFLFSKKIDTLSRMNHKNFVNLLGYCEEDEPFMRMMVLEYAPNGTLYEHLHVEEFEQLDWSARMRIIMGMAYCIQHMHELNPSVPHPNLQSSSILVSEDFAAKIADVSVWKEIVSEGKTNGDDDLDPSESLSADPAGNVYSFGILLLEIVSGKVPYSEEQDSLLNSVVEYLNGNGGVGSLVDPSLKTHKEEELKIICEIIQACINPEPSKRPTMKEVTSKLRAVIAISPEAATPRLSPLWWAELEILSVEAS, from the exons ATGTTGGAGCTCTTAGACTTGAGGAACAACATGCTAAATGGTACAATTCCCAAGGAGATTGGAGAAATTCTCTCTCTCAAGCATCT TCTGCTTTGCCATAACAAGTTGCAAGGCAACACACTTCTgatccaaaatcctaacatgcaCTTTGATCTGATGCATGATCAGAACCTTTCTTGTGATATGGCTAATAATCTGGGTCATGTTAACAGGAAAGTTAAGAATTG cTTCTGGGAGACTGGTTGGCAAACGCTGAAGAAATTTAACTCCTTTCTGATCCCATTTGAAGGAAGAATTATACAGATCCTTGACATTTCACCCCT AAGAGTTTTGCTTCCAAGCCTTAGATCTGAAGGAAGTCTTGCAGATggacaaaaggaaagaaacaattaTTTAGCCA CTGGTTTTGGTGAGCCATATATAACGTCAAATGTACATGTACCAACTGCACGCCGTAGGCTGGTTGAAGAAACCAGAAACCTCCCTGCTGCTCCTGGAAGCAATGGTCCTGTACTTCAAGCGGTCACTGTTCCACCTATTGCAAGTGGCTCATTTCCTGCAATAAGAGATAAATCTAAACTAAAGCCAGCCCCAGCTCCTATACCTCCTCAAACTCCAGCACCTGTTTCTCCTTCGAAAACTCCTCCTGAATCAACACCGACAAAGGCTACGGATTCTGCTGGGAATGATATTCCGTTGAACAAAAAATCAGCAACATGGTTATACGTTCTTGTTCTTCCGGCGGCTGCTTTGCTTCTTACCCTGGTGACATGCATGTTTTTGGTTTGCCGCAGCAAGAATTCATCTACTATAGGTCCTTGGAAAACTGGCCTAAGTGGTCAGTTACAGAAGGCATTTGTAACAG GGGTACCAAAATTAAAGCGCCCAGAGCTTGAAGCTGCTTGTGAGGATTTCAGCAATATTGTTGTCAGCTATCCAGATTTCACAATCTACAAGGGAACATTATCAAGTGGGGTCGAGATAGCAGTGGTATCGACCACCATCACATCTACCGATGATTGGTCAAGGCATTCAGAATTTCTTTTCAGTAAAAAG ATAGACACGCTGTCTCGTATGAATCACAAGAACTTTGTCAACCTCCTCGGTTACTGTGAGGAGGATGAGCCATTTATGAGAATGATGGTCCTTGAATATGCACCTAATGGCACACTCTATGAGCATCTTCATG TAGAAGAATTTGAGCAACTTGATTGGAGTGCTAGAATGAGGATAATTATGGGGATGGCCTACTGTATCCAGCACATGCATGAGCTGAACCCATCCGTGCCCCATCCCAACCTGCAGTCGAGCTCGATCCTCGTATCAGAGGATTTTGCTGCCAAG ATTGCGGATGTCAGTGTTTGGAAAGAAATTGTCAGCGAGGGAAAGACAAATGGAGACGATGACCTTGATCCCTCTGAATCCCTTTCTGCAGATCCTGCAGGCAATGTTTATAGTTTTGGAATCCTGTTGTTAGAAATAGTTTCTGGAAAGGTTCCATATTCTGAAGAACAAGACTCCCTTCTGAACTCG GTTGTGGAGTACCTCAATGGTAATGGTGGTGTTGGCTCCTTGGTTGATCCCAGTTTGAAGACCCATAAGGAAGAGGAACTAAAGATCATTTGCGAGATCATCCAAGCTTGCATCAATCCCGAGCCGAGCAAGAGGCCGACCATGAAGGAAGTTACTTCTAAGTTGAGGGCAGTGATTGCGATTTCACCCGAAGCAGCCACACCAAGACTCTCTCCACTTTGGTGGGCAGAACTCGAGATCCTGTCGGTCGAAGCGAGCTGA
- the LOC135643474 gene encoding protein MALE DISCOVERER 2-like isoform X1 produces the protein MGGRWNLFRFHLHKVLCVVLMIHLLSDECLSINLEGLSLLEFRSRVESDPYGALQNWNPSDDDPCNWTGVHCADGKVVTLNLKEFSLRGILAPELGNLSHLRALVLYRNNFYGVIPKEIGGLTMLELLDLRNNMLNGTIPKEIGEILSLKHLLLCHNKLQGNTLLIQNPNMHFDLMHDQNLSCDMANNLGHVNRKVKNCFWETGWQTLKKFNSFLIPFEGRIIQILDISPLRVLLPSLRSEGSLADGQKERNNYLATGFGEPYITSNVHVPTARRRLVEETRNLPAAPGSNGPVLQAVTVPPIASGSFPAIRDKSKLKPAPAPIPPQTPAPVSPSKTPPESTPTKATDSAGNDIPLNKKSATWLYVLVLPAAALLLTLVTCMFLVCRSKNSSTIGPWKTGLSGQLQKAFVTGVPKLKRPELEAACEDFSNIVVSYPDFTIYKGTLSSGVEIAVVSTTITSTDDWSRHSEFLFSKKIDTLSRMNHKNFVNLLGYCEEDEPFMRMMVLEYAPNGTLYEHLHVEEFEQLDWSARMRIIMGMAYCIQHMHELNPSVPHPNLQSSSILVSEDFAAKIADVSVWKEIVSEGKTNGDDDLDPSESLSADPAGNVYSFGILLLEIVSGKVPYSEEQDSLLNSVVEYLNGNGGVGSLVDPSLKTHKEEELKIICEIIQACINPEPSKRPTMKEVTSKLRAVIAISPEAATPRLSPLWWAELEILSVEAS, from the exons ATGGGGGGTCGATGGAATCTGTTCCGTTTCCATTTACACAAGGTGTTATGCGTGGTCCTGATGATCCACCTCCTCAGCGATGAGTGCTTGTCGATCAACCTCGAAG GGTTATCGCTGTTGGAATTCCGTTCGAGAGTGGAGTCTGATCCTTACGGGGCATTGCAGAATTGGAATCCCAGCGACGACGACCCCTGCAATTGGACCGGTGTTCATTGCGCCGATGGTAAAGTAGTCACGTT GAACCTTAAAGAATTTTCTCTACGAGGAATTTTGGCACCTGAGCTTGGGAATCTCAGTCACCTGAGAGCTCT TGTACTTTACAGAAACAATTTTTATGGTGTCATCCCTAAGGAGATTGGAGGACTAACCATGTTGGAGCTCTTAGACTTGAGGAACAACATGCTAAATGGTACAATTCCCAAGGAGATTGGAGAAATTCTCTCTCTCAAGCATCT TCTGCTTTGCCATAACAAGTTGCAAGGCAACACACTTCTgatccaaaatcctaacatgcaCTTTGATCTGATGCATGATCAGAACCTTTCTTGTGATATGGCTAATAATCTGGGTCATGTTAACAGGAAAGTTAAGAATTG cTTCTGGGAGACTGGTTGGCAAACGCTGAAGAAATTTAACTCCTTTCTGATCCCATTTGAAGGAAGAATTATACAGATCCTTGACATTTCACCCCT AAGAGTTTTGCTTCCAAGCCTTAGATCTGAAGGAAGTCTTGCAGATggacaaaaggaaagaaacaattaTTTAGCCA CTGGTTTTGGTGAGCCATATATAACGTCAAATGTACATGTACCAACTGCACGCCGTAGGCTGGTTGAAGAAACCAGAAACCTCCCTGCTGCTCCTGGAAGCAATGGTCCTGTACTTCAAGCGGTCACTGTTCCACCTATTGCAAGTGGCTCATTTCCTGCAATAAGAGATAAATCTAAACTAAAGCCAGCCCCAGCTCCTATACCTCCTCAAACTCCAGCACCTGTTTCTCCTTCGAAAACTCCTCCTGAATCAACACCGACAAAGGCTACGGATTCTGCTGGGAATGATATTCCGTTGAACAAAAAATCAGCAACATGGTTATACGTTCTTGTTCTTCCGGCGGCTGCTTTGCTTCTTACCCTGGTGACATGCATGTTTTTGGTTTGCCGCAGCAAGAATTCATCTACTATAGGTCCTTGGAAAACTGGCCTAAGTGGTCAGTTACAGAAGGCATTTGTAACAG GGGTACCAAAATTAAAGCGCCCAGAGCTTGAAGCTGCTTGTGAGGATTTCAGCAATATTGTTGTCAGCTATCCAGATTTCACAATCTACAAGGGAACATTATCAAGTGGGGTCGAGATAGCAGTGGTATCGACCACCATCACATCTACCGATGATTGGTCAAGGCATTCAGAATTTCTTTTCAGTAAAAAG ATAGACACGCTGTCTCGTATGAATCACAAGAACTTTGTCAACCTCCTCGGTTACTGTGAGGAGGATGAGCCATTTATGAGAATGATGGTCCTTGAATATGCACCTAATGGCACACTCTATGAGCATCTTCATG TAGAAGAATTTGAGCAACTTGATTGGAGTGCTAGAATGAGGATAATTATGGGGATGGCCTACTGTATCCAGCACATGCATGAGCTGAACCCATCCGTGCCCCATCCCAACCTGCAGTCGAGCTCGATCCTCGTATCAGAGGATTTTGCTGCCAAG ATTGCGGATGTCAGTGTTTGGAAAGAAATTGTCAGCGAGGGAAAGACAAATGGAGACGATGACCTTGATCCCTCTGAATCCCTTTCTGCAGATCCTGCAGGCAATGTTTATAGTTTTGGAATCCTGTTGTTAGAAATAGTTTCTGGAAAGGTTCCATATTCTGAAGAACAAGACTCCCTTCTGAACTCG GTTGTGGAGTACCTCAATGGTAATGGTGGTGTTGGCTCCTTGGTTGATCCCAGTTTGAAGACCCATAAGGAAGAGGAACTAAAGATCATTTGCGAGATCATCCAAGCTTGCATCAATCCCGAGCCGAGCAAGAGGCCGACCATGAAGGAAGTTACTTCTAAGTTGAGGGCAGTGATTGCGATTTCACCCGAAGCAGCCACACCAAGACTCTCTCCACTTTGGTGGGCAGAACTCGAGATCCTGTCGGTCGAAGCGAGCTGA
- the LOC103992804 gene encoding tubby-like F-box protein 1 isoform X1, producing MSQQRAFLSRVSSSSLGLFRESRNWARRERGEVEEEEEIDGGGRDGALEVPGEEEEEGGRWERMPPELIGEIVQRVEAGGERWPLRKDVVSCACLCRRWREVTRGIVRPPLETGKITFPSSLKEPGPADIPIQCFIKRNKKNSTFYLYLGLTQTFMDKGKFLLAARRFRHGARTEYIISLDVDGLSQGSNAYVGKLRSNFLGTNFRIYDSQPPHSGAKASSSRASRRFASKQISPQVPAGNFEVGQVSYKFNLLKSRGPRRMHCTLECPVGNSEEDSPKPKAHSGGVPLVLRNKAPRWHEHLQCWCLNFHGRVTVASVKNFQLVATADASQPPGVGDEETVLLQFGKFGDDLFTMDYRQPLSAFQAFAICLTSFGTKFACE from the exons ATGTCGCAGCAAAGGGCCTTCTTATCAAGGGTCTCGTCATCGTCCCTTGGTCTCTTCAGGGAGTCCAGAAACTGGGCGCGGCGGGAGCGGGGCgaggtggaagaggaggaggagatagaTGGGGGAGGTAGGGATGGGGCGTTGGAGGTtccaggggaggaggaggaggagggcgggaGGTGGGAGCGGATGCCGCCGGAGCTGATCGGGGAGATCGTGCAGCGGGTGGAGGCCGGGGGGGAGCGGTGGCCGCTGCGGAAGGACGTCGTGTCCTGTGCCTGTCTCTGCCGAAGGTGGAGGGAAGTGACCAGAGGGATCGTCCGCCCCCCGCTCGAGACCGGCAAGAtcaccttcccctcttccctcaAGGAG CCAGGGCCAGCGGATATTCCGATCCAGTGCTTTATTAAAAGGAACAAGAAGAACTCGACCTTCTATTTGTATCTCGGCTTGacacaaa CATTTATGGATAAGGGAAAGTTCCTTCTGGCAGCTCGTCGGTTTAGGCATGGTGCTCGCACTGAGTACATCATCTCTCTTGATGTTGATGGCCTGTCTCAAGGAAGTAATGCATATGTGGGAAAGTTGAG ATCCAACTTCTTGGGTACAAATTTTAGAATCTATGACAGCCAGCCACCACACAgtggtgcaaaagcatcaagcagtCGAGCAAGCCGGCGATTCGCAAGCAAGCAAATTAGCCCACAGGTTCCTGCTGGTAATTTTGAGGTCGGACAGGTGTCGTATAAGTTTAACCTTCTTAAATCAAGAGGGCCAAGAAGGATGCATTGCACTCTAGAATGTCCCGTGGGCAACTCGGAGGAAGACTCACCAAAGCCGAAGGCACATAGTGGTGGGGTACCCCTAGTTCTCAGGAACAAAGCTCCTCGGTGGCACGAGCACCTGCAGTGCTGGTGCTTGAACTTTCATGGTCGGGTCACAGTGGCCTCAGTGAAGAACTTTCAGCTGGTGGCAACTGCAGATGCCAGCCAACCGCCAGGTGTCGGGGATGAAGAGACGGTGCTGCTGCAGTTTGGTAAGTTCGGGGACGACCTGTTTACCATGGATTACCGGCAGCCACTCTCGGCCTTCCAGGCATTTGCAATCTGCCTCACCAGCTTTGGTACAAAATTTGCCTGTGAATAA
- the LOC103992804 gene encoding tubby-like F-box protein 1 isoform X2, whose amino-acid sequence MSQQRAFLSRVSSSSLGLFRESRNWARRERGEVEEEEEIDGGGRDGALEVPGEEEEEGGRWERMPPELIGEIVQRVEAGGERWPLRKDVVSCACLCRRWREVTRGIVRPPLETGKITFPSSLKEPGPADIPIQCFIKRNKKNSTFYLYLGLTQTRRFRHGARTEYIISLDVDGLSQGSNAYVGKLRSNFLGTNFRIYDSQPPHSGAKASSSRASRRFASKQISPQVPAGNFEVGQVSYKFNLLKSRGPRRMHCTLECPVGNSEEDSPKPKAHSGGVPLVLRNKAPRWHEHLQCWCLNFHGRVTVASVKNFQLVATADASQPPGVGDEETVLLQFGKFGDDLFTMDYRQPLSAFQAFAICLTSFGTKFACE is encoded by the exons ATGTCGCAGCAAAGGGCCTTCTTATCAAGGGTCTCGTCATCGTCCCTTGGTCTCTTCAGGGAGTCCAGAAACTGGGCGCGGCGGGAGCGGGGCgaggtggaagaggaggaggagatagaTGGGGGAGGTAGGGATGGGGCGTTGGAGGTtccaggggaggaggaggaggagggcgggaGGTGGGAGCGGATGCCGCCGGAGCTGATCGGGGAGATCGTGCAGCGGGTGGAGGCCGGGGGGGAGCGGTGGCCGCTGCGGAAGGACGTCGTGTCCTGTGCCTGTCTCTGCCGAAGGTGGAGGGAAGTGACCAGAGGGATCGTCCGCCCCCCGCTCGAGACCGGCAAGAtcaccttcccctcttccctcaAGGAG CCAGGGCCAGCGGATATTCCGATCCAGTGCTTTATTAAAAGGAACAAGAAGAACTCGACCTTCTATTTGTATCTCGGCTTGacacaaa CTCGTCGGTTTAGGCATGGTGCTCGCACTGAGTACATCATCTCTCTTGATGTTGATGGCCTGTCTCAAGGAAGTAATGCATATGTGGGAAAGTTGAG ATCCAACTTCTTGGGTACAAATTTTAGAATCTATGACAGCCAGCCACCACACAgtggtgcaaaagcatcaagcagtCGAGCAAGCCGGCGATTCGCAAGCAAGCAAATTAGCCCACAGGTTCCTGCTGGTAATTTTGAGGTCGGACAGGTGTCGTATAAGTTTAACCTTCTTAAATCAAGAGGGCCAAGAAGGATGCATTGCACTCTAGAATGTCCCGTGGGCAACTCGGAGGAAGACTCACCAAAGCCGAAGGCACATAGTGGTGGGGTACCCCTAGTTCTCAGGAACAAAGCTCCTCGGTGGCACGAGCACCTGCAGTGCTGGTGCTTGAACTTTCATGGTCGGGTCACAGTGGCCTCAGTGAAGAACTTTCAGCTGGTGGCAACTGCAGATGCCAGCCAACCGCCAGGTGTCGGGGATGAAGAGACGGTGCTGCTGCAGTTTGGTAAGTTCGGGGACGACCTGTTTACCATGGATTACCGGCAGCCACTCTCGGCCTTCCAGGCATTTGCAATCTGCCTCACCAGCTTTGGTACAAAATTTGCCTGTGAATAA